Proteins encoded within one genomic window of Pongo pygmaeus isolate AG05252 chromosome 4, NHGRI_mPonPyg2-v2.0_pri, whole genome shotgun sequence:
- the PDE4D gene encoding 3',5'-cyclic-AMP phosphodiesterase 4D isoform X7, giving the protein MASNKFKRMLNRELTHLSEMSRSGNQVSEFISNTFLDKQHEVEIPSPTQKEKEKKKRPMSQISGVKKLMHSSSLTNSSIPRFGVKTEQEDVLAKELEDVNKWGLHVFRIAELSGNRPLTVIMHTIFQERDLLKTFKIPVDTLITYLMTLEDHYHADVAYHNNIHAADVVQSTHVLLSTPALEAVFTDLEILAAIFASAIHDVDHPGVSNQFLINTNSELALMYNDSSVLENHHLAVGFKLLQEENCDIFQNLTKKQRQSLRKMVIDIVLATDMSKHMNLLADLKTMVETKKVTSSGVLLLDNYSDRIQVLQNMVHCADLSNPTKPLQLYRQWTDRIMEEFFRQGDRERERGMEISPMCDKHNASVEKSQVGFIDYIVHPLWETWADLVHPDAQDILDTLEDNREWYQSTIPQSPSPAPDDPEEGRQGQTEKFQFELTLEEDGESDTEKDSGSQVEEDTSCSDSKTLCTQDSESTEIPLDEQVEEEAVGEEEESQPEACVIDDRSPDT; this is encoded by the exons tttaaAAGGATGCTTAATCGGGAGCTCACCCATCTCTCTGAAATGAGTCGGTCTGGAAATCAAGTGTCAGAGTTTATATCAAACACATTCTTAG ATAAGCAACATGAAGTGGAAATTCCTTCTCCAActcagaaggaaaaggagaaaaagaaaagaccaatGTCTCAGATCAGTGGAGTCAAGAAATTGATGCACAGCTCTAGTCTGACTAATTCAAGTATCCCAAGGTTTGGAGTTAAAACTGAACAAGAAGATGTCCTTGCCAAG GAACTAGAAGATGTGAACAAATGGGGTCTTCATGTTTTCAGAATAGCAGAGTTGTCTGGTAACCGGCCCTTGACTGTTATCATGCACACCATTTTTCAG gaaCGGGATTTATTAAAAACGTTTAAAATTCCAGTAGATACTTTAATTACATATCTTATGACTCTCGAAGACCATTACCATGCTGATGTGGCCTATCACAACAATATCCATGCTGCAGATGTTGTCCAGTCTACTCATGTGCTATTATCTACACCTGCTTTAGAG GCTGTGTTTACAGATTTGGAGATTCTTGCAGCAATTTTTGCCAGTGCAATACATGACGTAGATCATCCTGGTGTGTCCAATCAATTTCTGATCAATACAA ACTCTGAACTTGCCTTGATGTACAATGATTCCTCAGTCTTAGAGAACCATCATTTGGCTGTGGGCTTTAAATTGCTTCAGGAAGAAAACTGTGACATTTTCCAGAATTTgaccaaaaaacaaagacaatctTTAAGGAAAATGGTCATTGACATC GTACTTGCAACAGATATGTCAAAACACATGAATCTACTGGCTGATTTGAAGACTATGGTTGAAACTAAGAAAGTGACAAGCTCTGGAGTTCTTCTTCTTGATAATTATTCCGATAGGATTCAG GTTCTTCAGAATATGGTGCATTGTGCAGATCTGAGCAACCCAACAAAGCCTCTCCAGCTGTACCGCCAGTGGACTGACCGGATAATGGAGGAGTTCTTCCGCCAAGGAGACCGAGAGAGGGAACGTGGCATGGAGATAAGCCCCATGTGTGACAAGCACAATGCTTCCGTGGAAAAATCACAG GTGGGCTTCATAGACTATATTGTTCATCCCCTCTGGGAGACATGGGCAGACCTCGTCCACCCTGACGCCCAGGATATTTTGGACACTTTGGAGGACAATCGTGAATGGTACCAGAGCACAATCCCTCAGAGCCCCTCTCCTGCACCTGATGACCCAGAGGAGGGCCGGCAGGGTCAAACTGAGAAATTCCAGTTTGAACTAACTTTAGAGGAAGATGGTGAGTCAGACACGGAAAAGGACAGTGGCAGTCAAGTGGAAGAAGACACTAGCTGCAGTGACTCCAAGACTCTTTGTACTCAAGACTCAGAGTCTACTGAAATTCCCCTCGATGAACAGGTTGAAGAGGAGGCAGtaggggaagaagaggaaagcCAGCCTGAAGCCTGTGTCATAGATGATCGTTCTCCTGACACGTAA
- the PDE4D gene encoding 3',5'-cyclic-AMP phosphodiesterase 4D isoform X6, with protein MPEANYLLSVSWGYIKFKRMLNRELTHLSEMSRSGNQVSEFISNTFLDKQHEVEIPSPTQKEKEKKKRPMSQISGVKKLMHSSSLTNSSIPRFGVKTEQEDVLAKELEDVNKWGLHVFRIAELSGNRPLTVIMHTIFQERDLLKTFKIPVDTLITYLMTLEDHYHADVAYHNNIHAADVVQSTHVLLSTPALEAVFTDLEILAAIFASAIHDVDHPGVSNQFLINTNSELALMYNDSSVLENHHLAVGFKLLQEENCDIFQNLTKKQRQSLRKMVIDIVLATDMSKHMNLLADLKTMVETKKVTSSGVLLLDNYSDRIQVLQNMVHCADLSNPTKPLQLYRQWTDRIMEEFFRQGDRERERGMEISPMCDKHNASVEKSQVGFIDYIVHPLWETWADLVHPDAQDILDTLEDNREWYQSTIPQSPSPAPDDPEEGRQGQTEKFQFELTLEEDGESDTEKDSGSQVEEDTSCSDSKTLCTQDSESTEIPLDEQVEEEAVGEEEESQPEACVIDDRSPDT; from the exons ATGCCTGAAGCAAACTATTTACTGTCAGTGTCTTGGGGCTACATAAAG tttaaAAGGATGCTTAATCGGGAGCTCACCCATCTCTCTGAAATGAGTCGGTCTGGAAATCAAGTGTCAGAGTTTATATCAAACACATTCTTAG ATAAGCAACATGAAGTGGAAATTCCTTCTCCAActcagaaggaaaaggagaaaaagaaaagaccaatGTCTCAGATCAGTGGAGTCAAGAAATTGATGCACAGCTCTAGTCTGACTAATTCAAGTATCCCAAGGTTTGGAGTTAAAACTGAACAAGAAGATGTCCTTGCCAAG GAACTAGAAGATGTGAACAAATGGGGTCTTCATGTTTTCAGAATAGCAGAGTTGTCTGGTAACCGGCCCTTGACTGTTATCATGCACACCATTTTTCAG gaaCGGGATTTATTAAAAACGTTTAAAATTCCAGTAGATACTTTAATTACATATCTTATGACTCTCGAAGACCATTACCATGCTGATGTGGCCTATCACAACAATATCCATGCTGCAGATGTTGTCCAGTCTACTCATGTGCTATTATCTACACCTGCTTTAGAG GCTGTGTTTACAGATTTGGAGATTCTTGCAGCAATTTTTGCCAGTGCAATACATGACGTAGATCATCCTGGTGTGTCCAATCAATTTCTGATCAATACAA ACTCTGAACTTGCCTTGATGTACAATGATTCCTCAGTCTTAGAGAACCATCATTTGGCTGTGGGCTTTAAATTGCTTCAGGAAGAAAACTGTGACATTTTCCAGAATTTgaccaaaaaacaaagacaatctTTAAGGAAAATGGTCATTGACATC GTACTTGCAACAGATATGTCAAAACACATGAATCTACTGGCTGATTTGAAGACTATGGTTGAAACTAAGAAAGTGACAAGCTCTGGAGTTCTTCTTCTTGATAATTATTCCGATAGGATTCAG GTTCTTCAGAATATGGTGCATTGTGCAGATCTGAGCAACCCAACAAAGCCTCTCCAGCTGTACCGCCAGTGGACTGACCGGATAATGGAGGAGTTCTTCCGCCAAGGAGACCGAGAGAGGGAACGTGGCATGGAGATAAGCCCCATGTGTGACAAGCACAATGCTTCCGTGGAAAAATCACAG GTGGGCTTCATAGACTATATTGTTCATCCCCTCTGGGAGACATGGGCAGACCTCGTCCACCCTGACGCCCAGGATATTTTGGACACTTTGGAGGACAATCGTGAATGGTACCAGAGCACAATCCCTCAGAGCCCCTCTCCTGCACCTGATGACCCAGAGGAGGGCCGGCAGGGTCAAACTGAGAAATTCCAGTTTGAACTAACTTTAGAGGAAGATGGTGAGTCAGACACGGAAAAGGACAGTGGCAGTCAAGTGGAAGAAGACACTAGCTGCAGTGACTCCAAGACTCTTTGTACTCAAGACTCAGAGTCTACTGAAATTCCCCTCGATGAACAGGTTGAAGAGGAGGCAGtaggggaagaagaggaaagcCAGCCTGAAGCCTGTGTCATAGATGATCGTTCTCCTGACACGTAA